The Bos javanicus breed banteng chromosome 18, ARS-OSU_banteng_1.0, whole genome shotgun sequence genome has a segment encoding these proteins:
- the LOC133231180 gene encoding zinc finger protein OZF-like, with the protein MCIPILRDILHLAEEQGTNGEQKVYTCGACGKEFYFTANIQQRQKQHVRENRFLCNTERPSFLKTCTVHPAGNFSTYMEIGNDFMASMGVQPQATNTGKKLNNSTECEVVFHSGESHHSLGEGKIVSSHTDILVAHERVLISEAVCEVNKCEKAGTQRSNLIQHVQVHTGEKSYKCSQCGKFFAYKSSCLAHQRVHTGERPYECPECGKSLANRSTLSYHLRLHTGEKPFKCSECGKSFPARSSLCHHQRVHTGEKPCECSECGKLFSRNEHLRDHKNIHSGEKPFGCNKCEKSFTSSSSLRHHQRVHAEERSYECNKCWKSFTSRSGLRYHQRVHTGERPYECSECAKSFTTQSTLSNHQRIHSGERPFKCSACGKFFSQKVHLSTHMNVHTGEKPYECNKCGKSFTSRSKLCTHWKVHIGERPFKCSECGKCFTSTSSLLCHQRVHNGENPYECSECGISFVGSSSLRYHQRVHNGEKPYECSECGKNFTARWTLRDHQRVHTGERPYKCSECGKYFSNSSSLLRHHRVHTGERPYKCTECGRSFTTQTHLYDHHRVHTGKGL; encoded by the coding sequence ATGTGCATCCCAATCTTGAGAGACATTTTGCACTTGGCTGAAGAGCAAGGAACAAATGGGGAGCAGAAAGTATACACATGTGGGGCATGTGGGAAAGAATTCTATTTTACTGCAAACATTCAACAGCGCCAGAAGCAGCACGTTAGAGAGAATCGTTTCCTATGTAATACTGAGCGACCCTCATTTTTGAAGACCTGCACAGTGCACCCAGCAGGGAATTTCTCTACCTACATGGAGATTGGGAATGACTTCATGGCCAGCATGGGAGTTCAGCCACAGGCCACTAATACTGGGaagaaactgaacaacagtacCGAGTGTGAGGTTGTTTTTCACAGTGGAGAAAGTCATCACAGTTTGGGAGAAGGTAAGATAGTTTCCAGCCACACAGACATTCTTGTAGCACATGAGAGAGTCCTCATTAGTGAGGCAGTTTGTGAGGTAAACAAATGTGAGAAAGCTGGCACCCAAAGAAGTAACCTCATTCAGCATGTGCaagttcacactggagaaaagtCTTATAAATGCAGCCAATGTGGAAAATTTTTTGCCTATAAATCCAGTTGCCTTGCAcatcagagagttcacactggagaaCGGCCTTATGAGTGCCCTGAATGCGGGAAATCTCTTGCTAATAGGTCGACCCTCTCTTATCACCTGAGActtcacactggagaaaagccttttaagtgcagtgaatgtgggaaatcttttCCTGCTAGGTCAAGCCTTTGTCatcatcagagagttcacactggagaaaagccttgTGAGTGCAGTGAATGTGGTAAATTGTTCAGCCGGAACGAGCATCTCAGAGACCATAAGAACATTCACTCTGGAGAAAAGCCTTTTGGGTGCAATAAATGTGAGAAATCTTTCACTAGTAGCTCCAGTCTTCGTCATCATCAGAGAGTTCATGCTGAAGAAAGGTCTTATGAGTGCAATAAATGTTGGAAATCTTTTACCAGTAGGTCCGGCCTTCGTTatcatcagagagttcacactggagaaaggccttatgAGTGCAGTGAGTGTGCAAAATCATTCACAACTCAGTCAACCCTTTctaatcatcagagaattcacagtGGAGAAAGACCTTTTAAGTGCAGTGCATGTGGCAAATTTTTTAGCCAAAAGGTACACCTTAGTACCCATATGAAtgttcacactggagaaaagccttatGAGTGCAATAAATGTGGGAAATCTTTTACAAGTAGGTCAAAACTTTGTACTCATTGGAAAGTTCACATTGGAGAAAGGCCTTTtaagtgcagtgaatgtgggaaatgtTTTACTAGTACCTCAAGCCTTCTTTGTCATCAGAGAGTTCACAATGGAGAAAACCCTTatgagtgcagtgaatgtggaaTATCTTTTGTTGGTTCAAGTAGCCTCCGGTATCATCAGAGAGTTCACAATGGAGAAAAACCTTatgagtgcagtgaatgtgggaaaaaTTTTACTGCTCGGTGGACGCTTCGTGatcatcagagagttcacactggagaaaggccttataagtgcagtgaatgtgggaagtATTTTTCTAATAGCTCGAGCCTTCTTCGTCATCATagagttcacactggagaaagacCTTATAAGTGCACTGAATGTGGCCGATCTTTTACTACTCAAACACATCTCTATGATCATCACAGAGTTCACACTGGAAAAGGCCTatga